One window of Amaranthus tricolor cultivar Red isolate AtriRed21 chromosome 13, ASM2621246v1, whole genome shotgun sequence genomic DNA carries:
- the LOC130797667 gene encoding non-specific lipid transfer protein GPI-anchored 10 produces MVIFPGCLLTKIIITRLLLLVFFVNFIQSQFTPNVSSPPTMAECGPRLIPLAPCAPFVQGQSPDPTQQCCNNFIQVYNQQRGCLCLFLDGTALASLPINTTLALQLPGICSPQLDPSTCSPTGGSASPVSPSSQISFRNSPSSASAGAPTVAVAPRPSTVRFGLGTSSANKLVGRHWGVVAAVIFLFFEKFF; encoded by the exons ATGGTGATATTCCCTGGATGTCTTCTAACCAAAATCATCATCACTCGGTTGTTATTGCTCGTGTTCTTTGTTAACTTCATCCAATCGCAATTTACTCCAAATGTCTCTTCACCTCCTACAATGGCGGAGTGTGGTCCTCGCCTCATTCCACTGGCTCCATGTGCTCCGTTTGTTCAGGGGCAGTCTCCAGATCCAACACAACAGTGCTGCAATAACTTTATTCAGGTGTACAATCAACAGCGAGGTTGCCTTTGCCTTTTCCTCGATGGGACTGCCTTGGCTTCACTGCCTATCAACACGACCCTCGCTCTTCAATTGCCTGGCATTTGTAGTCCCCAACTCGACCCTTCTACGTGCTCACCTACAG GCGGATCAGCGTCTCCTGTATCACCATCATCTCAGATTTCATTCAGAAACAGTCCGAGTTCTGCCTCTGCAG GGGCACCAACTGTAGCAGTTGCACCACGGCCCAGCACTGTGAGGTTCGGTTTAGGTACGAGTTCAGCAAACAAACTAGTCGGGCGTCACTGGGGAGTCGTCGCAGCAGTGATCTTTCTATtctttgaaaagttcttttga
- the LOC130797665 gene encoding uncharacterized protein LOC130797665 has protein sequence MTLTINNPVTRATLTTTTGNGTGTSITHHSIFGHRHFRQFLPSSISLSSRTSTSTLIVSATGKFTSRTGKFDSKNRRTSNTTTKDDTSVEEKSNMLKNFEDGADNFVDYVDDGFVMPDLPGAEPDFWEGSKWDAFGFVVQYLWAFGVVFALVACGIAVATYNDGATDFRETSAYKESVQSQDLLEGPEASDTDVFESNPTEEAPALE, from the exons atgacTCTAACCATTAACAATCCCGTTACTCGTGCCACCCTCACCACCACCACCGGAAACGGCACCGGAACCTCCATAACTCACCATTCAATCTTCGGCCACCGCCATTTCCGTCAATTCCTTCCATCTTCTATTTCTCTCTCCTCAAGGACATCTACATCTACCCTCATCGTCTCCGCCACCGGAAAATTCACTTCTCGAACTGGAAAATTCGATAGCAAGAACAGAAGAACTTCCAATACCACAACCAAAGATGATACTTCTGTTGAAGAAAAGAGTAATATGCTTAAAAACTTTGAGGACGGTGCAGATAATTTTGTAGATTATGTTGATGATGGATTTGTTATGCCTGATTTGCCTGGTGCTGAACCTGACTTCTGGGAAGGATCTAAATGGGATGCTTTTGGTTTTGTTGTTCAATATTTGTGGGCTTTTGGCGTTGTTTTTGCG CTGGTTGCATGTGGCATTGCTGTGGCTACTTATAACGATGGGGCTACAGATTTTAGAGAAACTTCTGCATACAAGGAATCAGTCCAATCACAGGACCTCTTAGAAGGACCTGAGGCATCCGACACAGACGTATTCGAGTCTAATCCCACCGAGGAGGCTCCAGCTTTGGAATAA